The Loxodonta africana isolate mLoxAfr1 chromosome 5, mLoxAfr1.hap2, whole genome shotgun sequence region CAAATGCATTAGCAGGGGAGAGTATGTCATCATCTAAGAACTTTCATTCCTGACCTGGTCCACGGGGCTTTGCTCCACACTATTCCAGTTCAGTCCACATGGGTGTGATAGCCCAGAAACTATCTAATTGAAATCAGTGAAAGGGCAAAGCCTGGAATTTGGGAAAGGCAGAACACAGCTGTTCTGAATTACAGAACAGGTTGTCGACTTTTGCAGACCAAGAGCCCGACCATATAGAGCAGGCTTTCGCTCAGGAGGCCAAAGGAAAGCAGGGCCAACAGAGAAGTCTAGCCTGGGACAACTTTTCTCTAGGGCAAAATGTGTATCTAAAGGTTGAAAGTTCTTTGGCGCCTCAATTATTCCACATGTGTTTGTGCTGATCTGGTCAAAGACCTTTATTTTCCTCTCTTGCTTGgactatatttttatttaaatagttaTTCTGTTTACTATATTGGACACCGTACCAATAACAAAGATGTTTATTAATTACTTCTAATATAGTAGCTTCATATGGCTTCATATTTCTCAGCTTTTTAGTTACTGTACCACTTGAAAGACACAAAACTGGAAGGCTTAAGGAGAACCACTAGAAAGCTTTAAAGGTTAAGGAGATCCACACAAGGTGATGAGAGACTAAGAGAACTCCATGTAACAGCCAAGCTTCCACTCTCAACTTGGCAAAAGGCaatctgaagctcagagagaaaaCTCCACGCTTAACCCTGTTATGTCTCCCTGGAGTTCTGATGCCATTCCAACTTTTGACAAATATTATGATGAGTTCAGTTGCTGCAACTGATGCACTCCTGATTCTGTTACTTCCCAAAGAAAGATTACTGGAAGAGCTCACGGGCTGTCGATCCCTCAGGGAGAATCCTATTTTAGGTTCTCTGATGTTTGAAAAAGGACCAGGAACAGTTAGAAAACTATTATTGCCTTACGACTTTTATTCTCTTGATCCCTTTCCTTATACAGTCTTTCTTCAACCTCCTACATTTAATTTCTATTCTGTTCAACCTCAACCACAGCCATTAATAAAAATGTCAATAGCAAATATCTGAGTGCTGCCTATGGGCCAGGTGCTCTGCTATCTCAATTTCTTTTTATACTGTTTCTATtatgtatatattattatttttattatatatcaTTGTACCCtatttttaaagatgagaaaatggacATCCAGAGAGTTTGAGTAATTTCCCTGAGGATCTATAGCTGGTAAGTAGTGGAACCAAGATTCATGCCAAAAGGATCTGACTTTCCGTCTTCACTATCCAAAGAGTGGTTTGTGGACCAGCAGGATCAGCATCGCCTAAGAGCTTGCTAGatatgcagaatctcaggctctATCCCTCTGACCCACTGGATCAGAACCTACATATTAACAAAATCCCAGGCACTCTGCGAGCACGTTAACGTTTAGGAAGCCCTGCTGTGACTGATAAGTACACCTAATCATTCTGTTGCACTAACATACACTTCTCCTTAAAACTCTGCCATCCTTGACTTATTCTTCATCAATATTTACATTGCTCCTCTTCAGATGACTGAGAATCATGGTGAAGCTCTACCAAAGCAACGGCAAGATTTTGTAATAGTAAAAGCAGATGGAACCAACAGGAGTTAGGAAGGCCAAGTTGAGAAGATGGGGCTAAGTATGGAGGGGTGAAGACCAGGCCTGTTCTCCAGAGTTAGGGGCTGAAAAGCAAACTGACTATCTCCACATTATCATGGCTCCCTGAGCTGGGAAACGAGTCAGGAGGGAAGAGAAAAACTCCTTCCCCAGGCTACTGTGAAGAAATTACCATTTATGAGAATAAGAAATATTATTTGGAAAATTCAAGAGATTCACTTAAAATCAGTCATCCTGGGTTAGAGACAGATTTTGAATCCATTCCTGCCTTTCAATGCCATAAAGGCAAGCTGCACTGTAAAATACAGCTACATCACTGCTTGTTACATCGAGCATCTTTGTTGTGTGTGCATTTTTACATTTTAGCCCAGCCTGAAGAAGTTTTGTTTGATAAATGAAATGACCTTTATGAATATTTAGGCAAGACAAGGGTCTTTATATAATAATTGTCCTGTTgccggttgccatggagtcaactccaaagcatggcgacccatgtgtgtgggagtagaactgtgctccacagagttttcaatggctgtttttttcagaagtagatcttcaggcctttcttctgaggtgatttTGCTtagactcaaactaccaaccttctggttagcagccaagcatgttaaccaattgcacactcagggactcctatgaAATTGTAAATGTATACAGTATTTGCTTTGTGTCTGGGTTTACAAAACATGAATctgcaaaaatccttaaaaaagCAGTATCTTAGAAAATGTAGAAAGCTCATCCCTCTGAAAAAATTTAACAAGAAAATGAGATATCATTCAATTTCCTGGCCCCATGGCTGACCCAGCCTTGTGAAGTTGGCCCTGTGCTGTCTGTGTGTGTAATGTTTAACATCTCAATGGTCATAGTGCTGGGACATGAAAATGCTACTTTAGAGACCTATAAGCCGAAGTTTTTCACTCACtgaggcaaagggtttttttttttttccttctaatatCATACAGCAGGAAAAACTGACTTACTTTAATTTTTGCAAAAAAACTCTATTCTTCCTCTGAATTCCACTTCTCGAGCCACTTTTCATTGTATAACAGAGATTCAAGCTGTTACAAGCTGAGAATGGAAGTACAGCTATAAGCTTAACTGAAGGTGGGAGGGCACCACTCTGTTTTGCTAACTCTAAATTCAAAAAGAACAGCCACTTGGACTAACTGTGCAAGATAAAGGTGGGGGCCAGAGAGGCTGCTGAAAACATGTATGTCGGGATACTAGGACTGATGCGATAAGGTATAGTCCCTATTGATTTTGGGAGAGACACAGGCAAGCTCTGACAGGTTGAAATAGATTTTGGAAGAAGTTTGCCAAATGCTATTTTGCCTTCCTTTTAGATGCTTATCAGGAAAGCAAACTAAACCAGCAACTGGCAGGGCTCATGTGGCCAGTTTACCTGCCCCACCCCCAATCCTGACCTCCCTGGGGACAACTCATCTCACAGGAGACTTCATGAAAACATATTCTGCATCAGGGCATTAATTCGATTAGCTCTTCCTGTGGCTCCTCTGATGTGCCCTTGTTCCCTGAACATCTCCTCAAAGGTCAGCCTTCCACTACCCAGGCCTTGCTCCATGTGGCAGGCAGGGATTTACACATGACCACACAGCTGAATATGCACTATGTTTGGAAGTAATGCAAAAAACAtattttccacatacattttccCTCATATCCTTCTTCATATCAATACtgacttcattttactttaacaaccattaatgaaaaacaaatcaaacataaCCGTATCACCTATTACTACACTTTAGAATGCagtaaaaaaaaagggaacagaTAGATTTTGTAGATTGAAAACACAAACTTACACATACGTGGACACATACATCTGAGACAGCGTTTTTCTACCCTATGGAAATAGGAAGTGATTAAAGGACGAAGAACGACTGATACCTTTGGCATGGGGAACTGGCATGCTCCAGAGCAATAATAGGCATCAAATGACTTGGGAGAGATAATCCATTCACTCCAGCCAATATCCGCAAAGTCGACTTTGAGGTATCGCCTAGCACAATTTCGAGGTTCAATCCATTGCTTTCTTCTTGCCTTCTTCAGGGTCTGCTCATCAAACTGGAGCGTTTGGCTTTTCTGGTGAGGTCCCTTCCTCTGTTTCTTTTTGGTCTTACTCTTCTCATGGGGCTGAATCTGAAGGGTCTTATAAGGCTTTCTTTCCTGCCAGACACCATCTTCCTTATACTGATATTCTGCCCCAGGAAGCTCATTATTCTGCAGAGGCAGCAGGATCCCGGTGGAACGTTTCTTCCTCCGTTCTATGGAAAGGGCAGCCCTGATGTGGGAATCCAGTCCGGGCAAAGCCCTGGTGGGGAAATTCCGGTGTCCCTGTAAGCTTGATACCACACTCTCCGGCTCAGAAATGGCAGCATCATTGGCATACACCAAGATATAAGGCTCGGGAAAGGGTGACATCTTCTTTGGCAGCTGGTGTCCTCCAGAGGTAATGTTAATTCCTATGAGGAACTCCTCATTTTTCCTGGCCTTCCTCAGGAGCCGAGTGATGTCTTTAGACAGCCAAGTCATGGTGTCTCCATGAGGCTTGGCTACATTTACAGAAAGACGACCCAGGAGTCGACTTTGGTTTCTGTTGGATTGGAGGATCCATGTGGAGAGATCAATCTGAACGTGTTTCCTCTGAGCGTGATGTGAGCATCCTTGGGTTGTTGGACAACTCAGGCTGATGTTCATTAGCTCTCCAGTGTAGAAATACAATGCGGCAGACAAAATGTTTTCAGACTTGGTTAGAGAAGTCAGGTTGAAAACATGCAGTCCCTTGGTTTCAAGAGTTCctaggagggggaaaaaaaggcaggtAAACAGGAGTAATTTTAAAAGCCAGAAAAAGATCAAAGCAAAGATCAGTCATTTTTACTAATTTGCTCTTTCCTTTATGAAACACCATGAATCTGTTGAAGTTGTAACACAGTAGTAAGCTTAGGAGTGTGAGAGATGAGAGCTCTGGCTTTTAATTCTTCGTCTATCAAGACCTGAATCAATCTTGCGAAGTACTATCATAGGTTCTCTCCTGACACAATGTATAGCCTACTTTTATAAGCACAGGGTTTGAAATTAGACTCACCTTGATTCAAGGCCTAGGTCAATCACTTATTACCTACATACCTTTAAGCAAGGTAGTGTCCTCATTTATGAAATGCGGATAATATATATTTCcgtggtggcaaagtggttaagagcttggctgctaaccaaaagattggcagttcaaatccacaagctgctccttggaaatcctatggggcagttctactttgtcttacagggtcgccatgaattggaattgactcgatgcaactttttttttttttggttaatgtcattagaattaaatgaagtatgTGTAAAGCAGTTTACAAAGAGTCCATAAATGTTTCCTAAgcacaaattattattattagtgctAGTATCCATTTTATTATAGGAACTATACTTTCTATCTGCCTTACAAGGTTTAGGGTGCAGGATGAGGGTGGGTAAGCAAGATAATATGTCTCAGTATTTTGTGCTCCCCTGAAAAAACGAGCCACATGTTCaaagtttcatttaaaaaaaaaatgctgctgtgGAACTTGTCTGAAGATTATGACATTCCATGATTTTGAGGTGAGCTTTTTCAATATAACAAGGATTACAAACAAGTTGTTAATCTTCAATAAACAAAGATTATTGAAGCTGACCAATTATATTTTCCATTGTATAGATCCAGAAATGAGAGCGAGTAAGAGAAGATTTATTAGACAGAGGCAGTAAGGTAGAGGTTGGTTCCAGCTCCTAAGATCCCCTCATGAGTTAGTAATAAGGCTGAAGCGAGAACTCAAGCAGCCTCAGTCCTGGGATCAGTCACCCGAGCCCAAGCCCTCCTC contains the following coding sequences:
- the BMP3 gene encoding bone morphogenetic protein 3 gives rise to the protein MAGARSLFCLWLGCFCVSLAQGEKLKQHFPELRKAVPGDRTAGGGPGPELQPRDKVSEHMLRLYDRYSGGGRTEAARTPGFRERGSRSPRPRPLHEGNTVRSYRGGAAGTLETKGLHVFNLTSLTKSENILSAALYFYTGELMNISLSCPTTQGCSHHAQRKHVQIDLSTWILQSNRNQSRLLGRLSVNVAKPHGDTMTWLSKDITRLLRKARKNEEFLIGINITSGGHQLPKKMSPFPEPYILVYANDAAISEPESVVSSLQGHRNFPTRALPGLDSHIRAALSIERRKKRSTGILLPLQNNELPGAEYQYKEDGVWQERKPYKTLQIQPHEKSKTKKKQRKGPHQKSQTLQFDEQTLKKARRKQWIEPRNCARRYLKVDFADIGWSEWIISPKSFDAYYCSGACQFPMPKSLKPSNHATIQSIVRAVGVVPGIPEPCCVPEKMSSLSILFFDENKNVVLKVYPNMTVESCACR